GGCGGCCCCGGGGCTTCAGGAGGAAATGCCAGGCGCTGAAGCCCATGTACCGCATGATGAACGGGCTGGGTTTCGGCGCCTCCATCCTGCCGCAGGGCTTCGATTTCCAGGCGCCCGCCGCCTCGCTCGCCTGCCACTCCAACGGCTACAACCTCGACGTGATGCCCAACGCCGTGGCCGGCGGCTACGAGGGGCTGGGCGGCGGCCACCATGTCCCGCACATGTCGCCCAACCCCGGCTCGACCTACATGGCCAGCTGCCCGGTGACTGCCAACGGGGACTACGGCCccgacagcagcagcagccccgtGCCCTCCTCGCCGGCTATGGCGAGTGCCATCGAGTGTCATTCGCCCTATGCCAGCCCTTCGGCCCACTGGACAGCCTCGGGGGCCTCGCCCTACATCAAGCAGCAGGGCCTGCCCGCAGCCAACGCCGCCCCCTCGGCCATCCACCCCAGCGTGCCCTCCTACTCTCTGGAGCAGGGCTACCTGCACCAGAGCCCCCGCGACGACCTCTCAGGTAGGGAGGGGGACGGGGCGATCCTCACCGAGGCTTCAGGACTCCTCCGGCCTCGgtgggaaggggagaaaagagaggggagaaaggggTCGGGGCTGTATGGGGCCGGGAGGGAAGGGGTGTCGGGGGGGGGGGTTCAGGCGGTGTGGCTGAGAGCGTCGCTCCATCTTgtcctgctggggctgctccgTGGAAGCAGAGCTCTGTCATTCCGGCTCCATCACGGCTCCATCCCGGGCCCTTTGCCATCTCGGCCCGCACT
This DNA window, taken from Meleagris gallopavo isolate NT-WF06-2002-E0010 breed Aviagen turkey brand Nicholas breeding stock unplaced genomic scaffold, Turkey_5.1 ChrUn_random_7180001855645, whole genome shotgun sequence, encodes the following:
- the FOXF2 gene encoding forkhead box protein F2, coding for SSSSSAAAATSKSKKASSGLRRPEKPPYSYIALIVMAIQSSPSKRLTLSEIYQFLQARFPFFRGSYQGWKNSVRHNLSLNECFIKLPKGLGRPGKGHYWTIDPASEFMFEEGSFRRRPRGFRRKCQALKPMYRMMNGLGFGASILPQGFDFQAPAASLACHSNGYNLDVMPNAVAGGYEGLGGGHHVPHMSPNPGSTYMASCPVTANGDYGPDSSSSPVPSSPAMASAIECHSPYASPSAHWTASGASPYIKQQGLPAANAAPSAIHPSVPSYSLEQGYLHQSPRDDLSGREGDGAILTEASGLLRPRWEGEKREGRKGSGLYGAGREGVSGGGVQAVWLRASLHLVLLGLLRGSRALSFRLHHGSIPGPLPSRPALPPRVHRFPHSNRKTR